A stretch of the Thiomicrospira pelophila DSM 1534 genome encodes the following:
- a CDS encoding ChaN family lipoprotein: MRWIVLSLLILNHQAWSQSSELAISDPLQYVSQLETQVATSSSDLSLAQLKSQLKEKRVIHVGEIHPRYSDHLIQLAMLQSLHQHSPNVAIGVEWFQQPFQPWLDAYILGRIDEAELLHQTQYYQRWRVDFRLLRPILQYARQHQLRILALNAPAELTRQVSSLGRQSLSMEQLANLPKIHPPGAEQHQRLSRIFEDKIPADREIEDFIFAQRIWDETMARNAVDFLKQNPDHKLVIFAGNFHLAYQAAIPEDMARQIPQLKEQQVTISSGSFEDYEPGAFDYFVFTDPIELPRHARLGARLNTQNACIESIEPDSAAEKTGLMVGDCLIKFNETRLSHYADLILKLSETPAESSAKLTLKRQKETIQVEIQFN, translated from the coding sequence ATGCGCTGGATTGTGCTAAGTTTATTAATACTTAACCACCAGGCCTGGTCGCAGAGTTCTGAGCTGGCGATCAGCGATCCACTTCAATATGTCAGTCAACTTGAAACACAAGTGGCGACCTCCTCTTCCGACCTATCCCTTGCACAACTTAAATCCCAACTAAAAGAAAAACGCGTGATTCATGTCGGGGAAATTCATCCCCGATATAGTGATCACTTAATTCAACTGGCAATGCTACAAAGTCTGCACCAACATTCGCCTAACGTTGCGATTGGGGTGGAATGGTTTCAACAACCCTTTCAACCCTGGTTAGATGCTTATATTTTAGGGCGGATTGATGAAGCTGAACTGCTGCATCAAACGCAATATTATCAACGCTGGCGCGTCGACTTTCGGCTATTGCGACCCATTTTGCAATACGCTCGCCAACACCAACTGCGCATTCTCGCGCTAAATGCGCCAGCTGAATTAACCCGCCAGGTTTCAAGCTTAGGTCGCCAAAGTTTGAGCATGGAGCAGCTCGCCAACCTACCCAAAATTCATCCACCCGGCGCGGAACAACATCAACGTTTAAGCCGAATTTTTGAAGATAAGATTCCCGCCGATCGTGAGATAGAAGATTTTATCTTTGCCCAGCGTATTTGGGACGAAACCATGGCGCGTAACGCGGTGGATTTTCTGAAACAGAATCCAGACCATAAATTAGTAATCTTTGCTGGCAACTTTCATCTAGCCTATCAAGCGGCGATTCCGGAAGATATGGCACGCCAAATCCCCCAGCTTAAAGAACAGCAGGTCACCATTAGTAGTGGTTCATTTGAAGATTATGAGCCGGGTGCATTTGATTATTTTGTGTTCACCGACCCGATTGAACTACCCCGCCACGCCCGACTTGGTGCGCGACTTAACACACAAAATGCCTGCATCGAATCAATCGAACCAGATAGTGCCGCCGAGAAAACTGGTCTGATGGTGGGTGATTGTCTTATTAAATTCAATGAGACACGCCTAAGCCATTATGCAGATTTAATCCTAAAACTCAGCGAAACGCCGGCCGAGTCTTCTGCAAAGCTCACGCTAAAAAGACAAAAAGAAACCATTCAAGTTGAAATACAGTTTAACTAA